One Rhinopithecus roxellana isolate Shanxi Qingling chromosome 7, ASM756505v1, whole genome shotgun sequence DNA segment encodes these proteins:
- the FOXR2 gene encoding forkhead box protein R2, producing the protein MDLKLKDCEFWYSLHGQVPGLLDWDMENELFLPCTTDQCPLAEQILAKYKVRVMKPPEMPQKRRPSPDEDGPHCEPNLWMWVDPNILCPFGSQEAPKPSEKEDLTSISPFPQPPLKDEESNCSEDKVVESLPSSSSEQSLLQKQGIYSPSDFELTEEEAEEQEDNSLQSPERKCFQSQKLRQINNQVKSWQWPPLNCSHLISLALRNSPHCGLSVQEIYSFSRQHFPFFWTAPDGWKSTIHYNLCFLDSFEKMPDSLKDENNAIPHSCLWKLTKEGHCRFWEETRALASAQRERIQECMSQPELLTSLFHL; encoded by the coding sequence ATGGACTTAAAACTAAAAGATTGTGAATTTTGGTACAGTCTCCATGGCCAGGTCCCAGGGCTGCTGGACTGGGACATGGAGAATGAGTTATTTCTGCCTTGTACCACAGACCAGTGCCCTTTAGCTGAGCAGATCCTTGCCAAATACAAAGTCCGAGTAATGAAGCCCCCAGAGATGCCTCAGAAGAGGAGACCCAGTCCTGATGAAGATGGTCCTCACTGTGAACCCAATCTGTGGATGTGGGTGGACCCCAATATCCTGTGCCCCTTTGGCAGCCAGGAGGCCCCAAAGCCCAGTGAAAAAGAGGATCTGACAAGCATTTCTCCTTTCCCTCAGCCCCCATTAAAAGATGAAGAGTCTAACTGCTCAGAGGACAAAGTGGTAGAGTCTCTGCCATCCTCCTCCAGTGAGCAGTCTCTTTTACAGAAGCAGGGCATCTATTCCCCCAGTGACTTTGAGCTCACAGaagaggaggctgaggaacaagagGACAACTCCCTCCAGTCCCCTGAAAGGAAGTGCTTCCAGAGTCAGAAGCTACGGCAAATCAACAACCAAGTAAAGTCCTGGCAATGGCCCCCTCTCAATTGCAGCCACCTTATTTCCCTAGCATTAAGAAACAGCCCCCACTGCGGCCTCAGTGTGCAGGAGATCTACAGTTTCAGCCGACAGCATTTCCCCTTTTTCTGGACAGCTCCAGATGGCTGGAAGAGCACCATTCAttacaatctctgcttcctggacaGCTTTGAGAAGATGCCAGACAGCCTTAAGGATGAAAATAATGCAATACCTCACTCTTGCCTTTGGAAGCTCACTAAGGAGGGGCACTGCCGCTTTTGGGAGGAGACTCGTGCCTTAGCCTCTGCCCAAAGGGAGAGAATCCAAGAGTGCATGAGTCAGCCAGAGTTGTTGACCTCTCTCTTTCATCTTTGA